The genomic DNA ACCGTCTCCATGATCCCCTGGCTGAAGGCATGCGAGGTGAAGAAGACGAGGTTGCCGTCGCGGTCGGTCAGGCCGTCGAAGGAGAAGATTTTTCCCTGGATGAACTCCTCCACGATGTAGTCCACCGGCGGCTTCCGGTCGAAGAAGGAGGAGAGCTCGCCGTCATCGCGGATCTTGAAGGTCGCCGCCGCCCCCACCCCCACGTCGGGCTTGGCGACGACCGGGTAGCCGGTTTCGGCGACCAGCCGTCGCGCCTCCTCGAGGGTTCGGACCACCGCGCCGCGCGCGACCCGGATCCCGGCGGACCGGTAGATTTCCTTCATGGAGGACTTCCGCTTGACGATCCCGATCCGGTCCTGACGCAGCCCGGCCATGTTGAAATCCGTCCGAAGGCGCGCCTCGGTCTCCAGCCAGTGCTCGCTGTGGGAGTCGATCCCGTCGAGCTTCCCGTGCCGGTGGGTGAAGTGCCCGAGCGCCCGGACCAGCGCGTCGTACGAGTTCATGTCGTCCACGCGGTAATATTCGGAGAGCGCCCCGCGGAGTTCCGGCCGCAGCGACTCGTACGGGGCGTCGGCCACCCCGAGGACGTTCACCCCTTCCTCCCGGAGCCCGACGCAGAAGCGGTAATAGTTCGGCGGAAAATGCGGGGAGAGATAGACGAAGTTCATCGCCGGATAGTCGCAGGCGCGCGACGAACCGTCAAGCGGGGCCCGCAGTCTGCTATCCTTGTACGATGGCCCGCGGGGGAGAAGATGCCGTGCGCGTCGTCAACCGGACACGAGGGATCCTCCTGGGGGACAAGGTGCGGACGGCGAGCACCTTCCTGTCGCGCCTCGTGGGGCTGCTCGGAACGGCCGCGATCGCGGAAGGCGAGGGGTTGTGGATCGTCCCCTGCCGCAGCGTGCACACCCTGGGGATGCGGTACCCGATCGACGTGGCGTTCCTCGACGCGCGGGGGGTCGTGGTCGGGATCCTGGAGGGGCTTCTCCCGAACCGGGTCGGCCGCGTCGTTCGGGATGCCCGCGGGGCGTTGGAGCTGCGCGCGGGGACCCTCGCCGCCACCGGCACCGCGCCCGGCGACCGGCTGGAGTTCGAAGGGGGCGGATCGGCTTGACACCATCGGCCGGCGACTGCTACATTGTGCTTTAGCACTCTCCTTATCGGAGTGCTAACTCGTTCGCGGGGAAGGTGAAATGGCTTCCGGGATGGACGATCGCACGACCCGGGTCCTGCGCCACATCGTCGAGGATTACATCGCCACGGCGGAGCCGGTCGGGTCGAGAACCATCTCCAAGAAGATGGGGCAGGCCCTCTCGCCCGCGACGATCCGCAACATCATGGCGGACCTCGAGGAGGCCGGGTACCTCGCCCAGCCGCACACCTCCGCGGGGCGCGTCCCTACGGGCGCGGGGTTCCGGTACTACATCGACCATCTCCTGTCGCGGCAAATCCTCGCCCGCGACGAGATGGACCAGTTGCACCGCGCGGCGGGCGAAGGGAACGGCCCGGCGGACGAGCTGGTGCGGCAGGTCAGCCGCCTGCTGTCGAACCTGGCCCACCAGGCGAGCGTCGTCGTCGTTTCCTCGCCGGAACAGCAGGTCCTGCGCTCCGTGAGCTTCATGCGCGCGGGGGTGGAGAGGATCCTCCTGGTCACCGTGATGCGCGGTGGATGGGTTCAGCACCGCCTGATCGAGGGCGAGCGGGATCTCACCGGCGACGAGCTCGAGAAGATCAGCGGATACCTCAACGAGCTGGCCGAGGGGCGGACGCTGCTGCAACTGCGGGTCCGGATCCTCGCCGAGCTCGGCAAGGAGAAGGCGCGGTACGACCGCGTGATGGGGCGTGCCCTCACGATGGGCGCCCGGGCGCTCGCGGACACCGCTCCGGGCGAGGTTTTCATCGAGGGGCGCGCCAACATCCTCGATCAGCCCGAGTTCGCCGAGGACGTCCACCGCCTGAAGCGGATTCTGCGCGCCTTCGAGGAGAAGAGCGTGATCTTCCGCCTGCTCGACCGGGCGATGGAGAGCCGGGCGATCCAGGTGTCCGTCGGGCTCGAGAACACGGTGGAAGAGCTTCCGGACATCTCGGTGGTCGCCTCGGGGTACCGGCAGGGCGCTTCCTCCGTGGGGAGCATCGGCCTCATCGGACCCGTCCGGATGGACTACTCCCGGGTGATCCCGCTGGTCGAGTACGCCGCGAGCCTGCTCACCACGGTGTTCGAGGACCGTTAGGACACGAAACCCGCCCGGATTTTCCGCGCAATTTCAACAGGAAAGGAAAGGGATGGAAGACAGGGAGAAAGAATCGCCGCTGGCGGAAGCCGTGGCGGAGAGTCCGACGGGGGAGGATGTCGAAGGGGGGCCGGCGAGCGGAGGGGATCCCGCGGAACCGGTCGATGCGGCGAAGCTGAAGGAACAGCTGGCGTACCTTGCCGCGGAGTTCGAAAATTTCCGGAAGCGCGTCGCGCGCGAGCGGGAGGCGCAGGCGGCCTTCTGGAACGAACAGCTGCTGCGCGCCGTCCTGCCGTTCCTCGACAACCTCGAGCGGGCGATGGGCCAGGCGGGGGCCTCCACCGAGGCCCTCCTCTCCGGCGTCCGGATGACATACGACCAGTTCCTCTTGGAATTGCGCAAATTCGGCCTTGAGCAGCTCCCCGCGCAACGCGGGACGTTCGACCCGTCCCTGCACGAGGCGATCGCGAGCGTGCCCTCCTCGGGGATGCCCGGGGGGGCCATCCTCGCCGAGGCGCGCAAGGGGTACCTTCTCCACGGGCGTCTGCTGCGCCCCGCCCAGGTGACGGTTGCCGCCGCCCCTCCGGAGGACGGCGCCGGGGACGCTCCCGCCGGATCGGGGGAGTAGGTGGGGTCGAAGCGCGACTACTACGAGGTCCTCGGGGTTTCCCGGGAGGGCGGCCCCGACGACCTCAAGAAGGCGTTCCGCCAGCTCGCTCTTCAGTACCACCCCGACCGGAACCCCGGCGACAAGGGGGCGGAGGAGCGGTTCAAGGAGATCAACGAGGCGTACTCGGTCCTCTCCGACCCGGAAAAGCGGCAGCAGTACGACCGCTTCGGGCACGCGGGGCCGGCGGGGCAGGGGTTCGGCGGCTTCGGCGATTTTTCCGGGTTCGGCGTCGAGGACATCATCAACGACTTCTTTGGCGGGATGTTCGGGGGGGGCGGGGGAGGCGGTCGCTCCCGCCGCGGCGCGGATCTCCGGTACAACCTGACGATCACCTTCGAAGAGGCGGTCTTCGGCGCCGGAAAGGAGATCGTCGTCCCCCGGACGGGGATGTGCCGCGACTGCTCGGGAACGGGCGCGCGGAAGGGGACCCGGCCGGAGCGGTGCGGCGCCTGCAACGGGCAGGGCCAGGTCACGATGCAGCAGGGGTTCTTCGCGATCCGCCGCACATGCGGCCGCTGCCGGGGGACGGGCCAGGTCGTCAAGGACCCATGCGGAAACTGTGCCGGCACCGGCCACGTCCGGGAAAGCCGCACGCTCAAGGTGAAGATCCCGCCCGGCGTCGACAGCGGAACGCGCCTCAAGCTGCGAGGCGAGGGGGAGGCCGGACCCGCGGGCGGGGCGGGCGGCGACCTGTACGTGGTGCTCACCGTGAAGGAGCACCCGTTCTTCGTCCGCGAAGGGGCCGACCTTTTCTGCGAGGTGCCGATCACCTTTCCTCAGGCGGCGCTGGGCGCGACGATCGAGGTGCCCACCCTTTCCGGGAAGAAAAACCTCTCCATCCCGTCCGGCACGCCGTCCGGCCACGACTTCGTGATGCGAGGGGAGGGGGTCGCCGCACTCAACTCCGGCCGGCGGGGAAACCTCGTGATCCGCGTGCTGATCGAGGTGCCCAGGAAACTCACGAAGCGCCAGAAAGAGATCCTTGCGGAGTATCAGGAGTTGTCCGAGGAATCCCCGGGTCCCATCGCTCAAGGTTTCTTCGAGAAGGTGAAGGAGATCTTCGGTTGACCTGCCGCCGTGGGGTCCTCGCCGCCGCCTGCCTGTTCGCATTCCTGCTCCCTGTCCATCCGGTTTCCGCCGGGGCCGCCGAGGCTCCGCGGCCGCTGTACGGCGGGGCCGACGCGATCCCGGTTCCCCGCCCGGGGGCCCGCGACTCCGCGCGGACGGCGCCGATCGTCCCTTTCCTTCAGGCCGAGGGCGAGTACGCCGCGGGGAAGGGCGACGAGGCCCTCTCCCTGTTCCTCGACCTCGCGTACTCCGCCCCGGACGACGAGCGGAAGGGGTTCATCTGGTGGCGCGTCGGGGAACTGCTGCTCGTCCGCGGGGATTTCGACAAGGCGCTGGAGGCGGCGGACAAGGCGGTGCTCCTCTCCCGCGCACCGTACCTCTCCCTATCGGCCGTCGACCTCAAGCTGCGGATCTACCAGCGGATGAAGTGGAACAACGAGGCGCGGCAAATGGCGGCGTACCTCCTCGACCGGAAGTTCGTGGGCGCGGACCCGCCCGCGCTCCTGGCCTTGATGGCCCGTGCGGACGCCGGGACGGGGAAGCTGGGGAGCGCGCTTGCGCTGTACCGCAGCGCCGTCGCCGCCGCCGCCGCCGCGGATCCGCAGGCATCCCGGCGGTTGTCGGCCGAGAGGGAATCGGTCATCGACGCAGCGACGGACCTCTCCGCGCTCCGGGGGGCGGCCGAGGGGGAGGAGGATCCGGAGGTCCGCGGTCCCCTGTATCTCGCGATGGGGAACGCGGCGATCCGGAAGGGGTTCCTCGGGATGGCGGCCCACGCGTTCGAGCGATCGGCGCGGGCGGGGGGGAAACGGTCCGGGGAGGCCGCGGAGCACCTGTTCCGGGCGGAGAAGATCATCGCCGCGCGGCCCAGGATCGTCGGCCTCGTCCCGCTCTCGGGAAAGCTCTCCGACATCGGGTACGCGGTCCTCACCGGAGCGGAGGTGGCCCTCGGCGCGCTCCACGGGTTCGACCGGAACGGCGCGACGCCGGTCATCCGCTGGGTGGATACGGCGGGGCAGCCCGAGAAGGCGCGGAAGGAGTTCGCCGTCGCCGCGGCGGACCGGATGGTGCTCGGCATCCTCGGCCCGGTCACCGGAGAGGAGGGCCGGTCGGTCGGCGCCGCGTTCACGCAGAAATCGCCGCCCACGCTGTACCTCGGTCAGAAGCCGATCCTCGAAAAACCGTTCCTCTATGGGTTCGGACTCTCTCCGGCGCAGGAGGCGCGGGCCCTTCTCGCGCACCTGGCGCGGGCAGGGGTCACCGACCTGCTCCTGTTCCACCCGGAGAACGGCTACGGGAAGGGGTTCGCCGCCGCCGCGGCCGCGGCGGCCCGGGAGGCGGGGGTCCGGATCGCGAAGACCGTGTCGTACTCCCCGGAGGCGCAGGACTTCACGGAGACGATCAAGAGGGCGGTCGGCAATGCGACCTTCCAGCGCCAGTCGCGATCGAAGGAGAAGGGGAAGGCGATGAAGCTTCCGCTGGGGGGGGTCATCATCGCGGACCGGTGGGACCGGGTCTTCCTCCTTGCGTCGCAGCTGCGCTACTACAACGTCTATCTCCCGCTGGCCGGGTTCTCCGGGTGGAACGACGCCGAACTGCTGCGGAAGGCGGTTGGTTCCGTCTCCGGGGCGG from Deltaproteobacteria bacterium includes the following:
- the dnaJ gene encoding molecular chaperone DnaJ is translated as MGSKRDYYEVLGVSREGGPDDLKKAFRQLALQYHPDRNPGDKGAEERFKEINEAYSVLSDPEKRQQYDRFGHAGPAGQGFGGFGDFSGFGVEDIINDFFGGMFGGGGGGGRSRRGADLRYNLTITFEEAVFGAGKEIVVPRTGMCRDCSGTGARKGTRPERCGACNGQGQVTMQQGFFAIRRTCGRCRGTGQVVKDPCGNCAGTGHVRESRTLKVKIPPGVDSGTRLKLRGEGEAGPAGGAGGDLYVVLTVKEHPFFVREGADLFCEVPITFPQAALGATIEVPTLSGKKNLSIPSGTPSGHDFVMRGEGVAALNSGRRGNLVIRVLIEVPRKLTKRQKEILAEYQELSEESPGPIAQGFFEKVKEIFG
- a CDS encoding DUF192 domain-containing protein → MRVVNRTRGILLGDKVRTASTFLSRLVGLLGTAAIAEGEGLWIVPCRSVHTLGMRYPIDVAFLDARGVVVGILEGLLPNRVGRVVRDARGALELRAGTLAATGTAPGDRLEFEGGGSA
- a CDS encoding ATP-grasp domain-containing protein encodes the protein MNFVYLSPHFPPNYYRFCVGLREEGVNVLGVADAPYESLRPELRGALSEYYRVDDMNSYDALVRALGHFTHRHGKLDGIDSHSEHWLETEARLRTDFNMAGLRQDRIGIVKRKSSMKEIYRSAGIRVARGAVVRTLEEARRLVAETGYPVVAKPDVGVGAAATFKIRDDGELSSFFDRKPPVDYIVEEFIQGKIFSFDGLTDRDGNLVFFTSHAFSQGIMETV
- a CDS encoding ABC transporter substrate-binding protein, which produces MTCRRGVLAAACLFAFLLPVHPVSAGAAEAPRPLYGGADAIPVPRPGARDSARTAPIVPFLQAEGEYAAGKGDEALSLFLDLAYSAPDDERKGFIWWRVGELLLVRGDFDKALEAADKAVLLSRAPYLSLSAVDLKLRIYQRMKWNNEARQMAAYLLDRKFVGADPPALLALMARADAGTGKLGSALALYRSAVAAAAAADPQASRRLSAERESVIDAATDLSALRGAAEGEEDPEVRGPLYLAMGNAAIRKGFLGMAAHAFERSARAGGKRSGEAAEHLFRAEKIIAARPRIVGLVPLSGKLSDIGYAVLTGAEVALGALHGFDRNGATPVIRWVDTAGQPEKARKEFAVAAADRMVLGILGPVTGEEGRSVGAAFTQKSPPTLYLGQKPILEKPFLYGFGLSPAQEARALLAHLARAGVTDLLLFHPENGYGKGFAAAAAAAAREAGVRIAKTVSYSPEAQDFTETIKRAVGNATFQRQSRSKEKGKAMKLPLGGVIIADRWDRVFLLASQLRYYNVYLPLAGFSGWNDAELLRKAVGSVSGAVFPVDYSEVIPGFQGDRFRKAFQEVMRVSPTRFEAMGYDGALFLSEAFSLEGGSGRSLGEAMRERIPRLKNYPGVTGTFQFTPAGDLRRKVPLLQVELGNFVPVPSP
- the hrcA gene encoding heat-inducible transcriptional repressor HrcA, which translates into the protein MASGMDDRTTRVLRHIVEDYIATAEPVGSRTISKKMGQALSPATIRNIMADLEEAGYLAQPHTSAGRVPTGAGFRYYIDHLLSRQILARDEMDQLHRAAGEGNGPADELVRQVSRLLSNLAHQASVVVVSSPEQQVLRSVSFMRAGVERILLVTVMRGGWVQHRLIEGERDLTGDELEKISGYLNELAEGRTLLQLRVRILAELGKEKARYDRVMGRALTMGARALADTAPGEVFIEGRANILDQPEFAEDVHRLKRILRAFEEKSVIFRLLDRAMESRAIQVSVGLENTVEELPDISVVASGYRQGASSVGSIGLIGPVRMDYSRVIPLVEYAASLLTTVFEDR
- a CDS encoding nucleotide exchange factor GrpE is translated as MEDREKESPLAEAVAESPTGEDVEGGPASGGDPAEPVDAAKLKEQLAYLAAEFENFRKRVAREREAQAAFWNEQLLRAVLPFLDNLERAMGQAGASTEALLSGVRMTYDQFLLELRKFGLEQLPAQRGTFDPSLHEAIASVPSSGMPGGAILAEARKGYLLHGRLLRPAQVTVAAAPPEDGAGDAPAGSGE